Proteins from one Algicella marina genomic window:
- a CDS encoding HupE/UreJ family protein: protein MMTNLKIRAAGLSAFATLAATPVFAHHPLGGAPMETLAHGLLSGVGHPLLGFDHLFFVALVGIVAAVTGRGALGALAYIGAMLLGTLLMSFGVGLPVKEVVIALSLLVVGGIALSGRGLSPSAAMALFAGFGLFHGSAFGDTIAAQEAAMGAQVLVGYLIGLGVVQYAIALAAGWVATKVWKAESAQALQPRLAGAVVAGAGLLLVLEAAEGAVFGLLGLGA from the coding sequence ATGATGACTAACCTTAAAATCCGGGCCGCAGGGCTCTCGGCATTCGCGACGCTTGCTGCCACACCTGTTTTCGCGCACCACCCGCTGGGCGGCGCGCCGATGGAGACCCTGGCGCACGGGCTGCTTTCGGGCGTCGGTCATCCGCTTCTGGGCTTCGATCACCTTTTCTTCGTCGCGCTGGTGGGCATCGTCGCCGCCGTCACCGGGCGCGGCGCGCTGGGCGCGCTCGCCTATATCGGCGCGATGCTGCTGGGCACGCTGCTGATGAGCTTCGGTGTCGGCCTGCCGGTCAAGGAAGTCGTGATCGCGCTGTCGCTGCTGGTCGTCGGCGGTATCGCGCTGTCGGGCCGGGGGCTTTCGCCCTCCGCGGCGATGGCGCTGTTTGCCGGGTTCGGCCTCTTTCACGGCTCTGCCTTCGGCGACACGATCGCAGCACAAGAGGCGGCGATGGGCGCGCAGGTACTCGTGGGCTACCTGATCGGCCTCGGGGTCGTGCAGTATGCGATTGCGCTGGCAGCCGGCTGGGTGGCCACCAAGGTCTGGAAGGCCGAAAGCGCGCAGGCCCTGCAGCCGCGCCTTGCCGGTGCGGTCGTCGCCGGTGCGGGCCTGCTGCTGGTGCTGGAAGCGGCGGAAGGTGCAGTGTTCGGCCTGCTCGGCCTCGGCGCCTGA